From Strix uralensis isolate ZFMK-TIS-50842 chromosome 1, bStrUra1, whole genome shotgun sequence, a single genomic window includes:
- the LOC141939740 gene encoding uncharacterized protein LOC141939740, translating to MYAATSFGCASSGPNPLWRYLTEHDPKYEGKKKLKISGRDLSSVPTQVFGLDQLQVLEMSPERESCLRYRMELLPQEISRLRNLTCLYVDSNNLKKIPAEIGTLSHLERLTLSNNSLSSLPPEMGALQRLRSLHLANNSLTELPAPLCQLRSLTFLDVSDNRIVTIPSSIRHLEKLETLLLLFNSLKSLPEDVCLLRNLHTLWLGNNHLRSLPTTFGKLVNLDWGYNYCSCNFEGNPLESPPPEVCSRGPEEIRHYFLSFHRTQRD from the coding sequence ATGTATGCAGCCACCTCTTTCGGATGTGCCTCTTCAGGTCCCAATCCACTCTGGAGGTACCTTACAGAGCATGATCCGAAGTATGAAGGGAAGAAGAAACTCAAGATCTCAGGCAGGGATCTGTCATCGGTTCCCACACAGGTCTTCGGCTTGGACCAGCTGCAGGTCCTGGAGATGAGCCCAGAACGAGAGAGCTGCCTGAGGTACCGCATGGAGCTGCTCCCCCAAGAGATCAGCCGCCTGAGGAACCTGACCTGCCTCTATGTGGACTCCAACAACTTGAAGAAAATCCCTGCTGAAATTGGCACTTTGAGTCACTTGGAGAGGCTCACTCTGAGCAACAACAGCCTGAGCTCACTGCCCCCAGAAATGGGGGCACTTCAAAGGCTGCGCAGCCTCCACCTGGCCAACAACAGCCTCACcgagctgcctgcacccctctgCCAGCTGAGGAGCCTCACCTTTCTCGATGTGAGTGACAACAGAATAGTCACAATCCCCTCCAGCATTCGGCATCTGGAGAAACTAGAAACATTGCTACTGCTCTTCAATTCACTGAAGAGTCTGCCTGAGGATGTCTGTCTTTTAAGGAATCTGCACACGCTTTGGCTGGGAAACAACCATCTACGGTCCCTTCCAACAACCTTTGGGAAGCTGGTGAACCTGGACTGGGGATACAACTACTGTTCATGCAATTTTGAGGGTAATCCACTGGAAAGTCCTCCCCCTGAAGTCTGCAGCAGAGGCCCTGAAGAGATCAGACACTATTTCTTGTCATTTCATAGGACTCAGAGAGACTAG